A single Candidatus Cloacimonas sp. DNA region contains:
- a CDS encoding ketoacyl-ACP synthase III, producing the protein MRIVSYLPENILSNEELSELFPEWTPKKIEKKLGVRERRISAPDETALDMAVKACERLFESVDRNIIDFILLCTQSPDFFLPTSACILQDRLGLRTEIGALDYNLGCSGYVYGLSLAKGLLSATIAENVLLVVSETYSKHLHPQDKGNRSIFGDAASATLISKDMLPKIHEFVLGTDGRGWNNLIIPNGAMRNRPKQKATDWIDENGILRNDDMLFMNGPEIFNFTIKAVPILIKQVLQKNNVNMDDIDYVIFHQANQYMLQYLRELVGVNEDKFFIDMAETGNTVSATIPIALEKCLKEGRIKSGDKVLLAGFGVGYSYGATIITI; encoded by the coding sequence ATGAGAATTGTTAGTTATCTTCCTGAAAACATATTGAGCAATGAAGAGCTGTCGGAGCTTTTTCCGGAGTGGACACCTAAGAAGATCGAAAAGAAGCTTGGGGTAAGAGAACGCAGGATTTCAGCGCCCGATGAAACTGCCTTAGATATGGCTGTCAAAGCATGCGAAAGATTGTTTGAGAGCGTTGATCGAAACATTATAGATTTTATTCTACTTTGTACTCAAAGTCCAGATTTCTTTTTGCCTACATCGGCTTGCATCCTTCAAGACCGTTTAGGACTCAGAACTGAGATAGGAGCTTTGGACTATAACCTTGGTTGCTCCGGTTATGTATATGGCCTATCGTTAGCCAAAGGATTACTTTCTGCCACAATTGCTGAAAATGTACTACTAGTGGTTTCAGAAACATATTCTAAGCATCTCCACCCTCAGGATAAAGGCAATAGAAGCATTTTTGGAGATGCTGCATCTGCAACGCTTATCAGTAAAGACATGCTTCCAAAGATCCACGAGTTTGTTCTCGGAACAGATGGCCGGGGCTGGAACAATCTAATTATCCCTAATGGCGCAATGAGAAATAGACCCAAGCAAAAAGCAACTGACTGGATTGACGAAAATGGTATTCTGAGAAATGATGACATGCTTTTTATGAATGGTCCTGAGATATTCAACTTTACCATTAAAGCAGTACCCATTCTCATAAAGCAAGTCCTGCAAAAGAATAATGTCAATATGGATGACATTGATTATGTGATATTCCATCAAGCAAATCAATATATGCTTCAATATCTTAGAGAGCTGGTTGGCGTAAATGAAGATAAGTTCTTTATTGATATGGCAGAAACTGGCAACACTGTATCTGCTACTATTCCCATCGCTTTAGAAAAATGCCTGAAAGAAGGTAGAATTAAATCTGGCGATAAAGTTCTCTTAGCCGGATTTGGCGTGGGTTATTCTTATGGTGCTACAATTATCACAATATAG
- a CDS encoding acyl carrier protein, whose product MTINEFLVQLANLIEIEDELSLDSNLKDYEEFDSMAIMSLVAFVHKNFGKQFNARQLNQIDTVESLVELIGSDSFTK is encoded by the coding sequence ATGACAATCAATGAATTTTTAGTTCAATTAGCTAACTTGATCGAAATAGAAGATGAGCTAAGCTTGGATTCAAATCTGAAGGACTACGAAGAGTTTGACTCTATGGCCATAATGTCTTTAGTTGCTTTTGTACACAAGAATTTTGGCAAGCAGTTCAATGCCCGCCAGCTTAATCAGATAGATACGGTCGAATCTCTGGTTGAGTTAATCGGAAGCGATAGTTTTACAAAGTAA